In Gracilinanus agilis isolate LMUSP501 chromosome 1, AgileGrace, whole genome shotgun sequence, the sequence CGACTTATGCCAACCCCTAAGCTCCACTTTGGGTGGCCCTTTTAGCTAGACTACTGTACCTGAAGGAATTTCGATCGGTTTTCCAGCAGCAATTTGTTGTCTGTCTTCACGGCCTGCTGAAACATGTAGTCGCAGAACTGCTCCCTCACAAAACCTGGGCTCGCCACAAGAACGCACTTGACCACGTCAAAGTGGATGTGGCGCTGGATGGCCTGGACCACCTGCTCGTAGAAGCGCTCCAGGGCGCGGTCGTGCTGGGAACAGTTGCCCCGGCGTTTGCGTGGGATGTTCACCTCCACTTTGGCACGGGTCAGGGTCATACTGGGCGTGACGAGGCAGATGTGGGCGAGACCCTCCTGCATGACCACGGCGGCCACGTCAGCGCTCCAGGCCGGGTCGCAGGCCTGCTCAATGCGCTCCAGGACCACGCTATCCCACTGCTTCTTGGCCAGGGTGAACTGGCGGTTGGGCTCCAGCTCGATGGTGTGGTAGGCACCCATCTTGACGTACTCGTTCTCCTGGATGTTGGTGCCCTTAACCCGCAGCTGGCAGGCCTGCGAGTCGAAGTCGATGGTCTCCACGCAGAGGGTGAGCGTGGTGCGCACGCGGTTGCTGCCCACGCTGCCCGTGGACGACTCAGTCTGCACTTTGCGGATGGTGGAGGCGCGCAGGCTGTCGCCCACCTGCAACAGGTTGTACGTGTGCCACATGTCCTCGGGCTCCTCGGGCACCAGGGTCACCTGGCCCGCATTGTCCTTCTCGATGTCCTTCCTCACGAGCTTCATGGTGGCGGCGTAGATGGCCGAGAAGGGGGGCAGGACCCGGGCGCCTCCCCCTCCGGCCTGGCTCTGGCCGCggcggccgccgccgccgctcaCGCCCCGCTGGGCGGGTACTCGCCTCgcggaggaagggagggaaagagggaccCGGAGGATCTTCTTCCTCCAGCGCGCGGCTCTCAGGACCCCGCCGCCCCGGGTGGGAGGGAGCCGCTGTCAAGACCCAGAACCTTTTAGCCTCGTGGACCCCCTTCTCAGGCCCGGCAGGCAGCGCGAACTCAACGGCGGCCGGCTGGTGCGCCTGCGCAACCGACGTCACTCCCCCCCCAGCCACGTTTTCACTAGCGTACGTAAGCTACGAGCTAGGGACAGCGCATGCGGATTGCGCAGGCTCACCGAACACTAAACTTTTAAGTCGCTGGAGTTGGCTTTATCCATTAGAAGGGAGTCTGGGGTGTGCTACGGTTATCCCTGAGGGGACCAGCTGCCCCTGACTCGCAGTGCGGGCGGAAAAGGCACAGCAGCGGTTCAGAAG encodes:
- the PELO gene encoding protein pelota homolog; this translates as MKLVRKDIEKDNAGQVTLVPEEPEDMWHTYNLLQVGDSLRASTIRKVQTESSTGSVGSNRVRTTLTLCVETIDFDSQACQLRVKGTNIQENEYVKMGAYHTIELEPNRQFTLAKKQWDSVVLERIEQACDPAWSADVAAVVMQEGLAHICLVTPSMTLTRAKVEVNIPRKRRGNCSQHDRALERFYEQVVQAIQRHIHFDVVKCVLVASPGFVREQFCDYMFQQAVKTDNKLLLENRSKFLQVHASSGHKYSLKEALCDPTVASRLSDTKAAGEVKALDDFYKMLQHEPDRAFYGLKQVEKANEALAIDTLLISDELFRHQDVATRSRYVKLVDSVKENAGTVRIFSSLHVSGEQLSQLTGVAAILRFPVPDLSDQESGSSSEED